A stretch of Mucilaginibacter terrae DNA encodes these proteins:
- a CDS encoding DUF1634 domain-containing protein, whose product MPEQKHIADTDIQQIIGWILRLGVIISMGVVFVGGCVYLYRHGYETVHYGEFVGIPGFVHSASGIWHGIITFRGRAIIQAGIILLIATPVIRILFSAIGFVLEKDWLYTGITLLVLFIIVASALTGHAG is encoded by the coding sequence ATGCCCGAACAGAAACATATAGCCGACACCGATATACAGCAAATTATAGGCTGGATATTGCGCCTGGGTGTAATCATTTCGATGGGGGTGGTGTTTGTTGGCGGCTGTGTATATTTGTACAGGCATGGCTATGAGACCGTACATTACGGCGAATTTGTAGGCATACCAGGCTTTGTGCATTCGGCATCGGGTATATGGCATGGCATTATAACCTTTAGGGGGCGGGCCATTATACAGGCCGGTATTATTTTGTTGATAGCCACGCCGGTGATACGTATTTTGTTTTCGGCCATTGGTTTTGTGCTGGAGAAAGACTGGTTGTATACAGGCATAACGCTGCTGGTATTGTTTATAATTGTGGCGAGTGCTTTGACGGGGCACGCGGGGTAA
- the rpsL gene encoding 30S ribosomal protein S12, translating into MPTIQQLVRKGRVALEDKSKSPALDSCPQRRGVCTRVYTTTPKKPNSAMRKVARVRLTNGKEVNAYIPGEGHNLQEHSIVLIRGGRVKDLPGVRYHIIRGALDTSGVNGRNQRRSKYGTKRPKPGQAAAAPAKGKKK; encoded by the coding sequence ATGCCTACTATTCAGCAATTAGTTAGAAAAGGTAGAGTAGCTCTGGAGGATAAGAGTAAATCCCCAGCGTTGGACAGCTGTCCACAGCGAAGAGGCGTGTGTACCCGTGTATACACCACTACCCCTAAGAAACCAAACTCAGCAATGCGTAAAGTTGCCCGTGTGCGCCTTACAAACGGTAAAGAGGTTAACGCCTACATACCTGGTGAAGGTCACAACTTACAGGAGCACTCTATCGTGTTAATCCGCGGAGGTCGTGTTAAAGACTTACCAGGTGTTCGTTACCACATCATCCGTGGTGCATTGGATACTTCTGGTGTAAACGGTCGTAACCAACGTCGTTCTAAATATGGTACTAAACGCCCTAAACCAGGTCAGGCAGCAGCTGCACCGGCAAAAGGTAAAAAGAAATAA
- a CDS encoding NUDIX hydrolase — protein MSTSPLLTLIKRLKSISDIGLLYAKDEFDRERYTELQQISFDMLEQVTGQDMETLHAAFPPASDYPTAKVDIRGLLLSPDKKILLVRESTDGKWSLPGGWADIGYSPKETVIKEFKEETGLDITPVKLLAVFDKKLHPHPPQPFYVYKMVFLCEALSTDLLKGFDMLDVQFFDIDHLPELSTNRILQSQIELLYKNHLEPGIPAYFE, from the coding sequence ATGTCCACCTCCCCCCTACTCACCCTCATCAAACGCCTCAAATCCATCTCCGATATTGGCTTACTCTACGCCAAAGACGAATTTGACCGCGAGCGCTACACCGAACTACAGCAAATCAGCTTCGACATGCTGGAACAGGTGACCGGGCAGGATATGGAAACCTTACATGCAGCCTTTCCACCTGCAAGTGATTACCCTACAGCCAAGGTCGATATACGGGGGCTGTTGCTATCGCCCGACAAAAAGATATTGCTGGTGCGGGAGAGTACCGATGGTAAATGGTCATTACCGGGTGGATGGGCCGATATTGGTTATAGTCCTAAAGAAACTGTTATTAAAGAATTTAAGGAAGAAACCGGGTTGGATATTACACCGGTAAAGTTGCTGGCAGTATTCGATAAAAAGCTGCACCCACACCCGCCGCAACCTTTTTATGTATATAAAATGGTGTTTTTGTGCGAGGCTTTAAGTACCGATTTGCTCAAGGGTTTTGACATGCTCGATGTACAGTTTTTTGATATTGACCATTTGCCCGAACTATCAACCAACCGCATACTGCAAAGCCAGATCGAACTGCTTTACAAAAACCACCTCGAGCCGGGCATACCTGCCTACTTCGAATAA
- a CDS encoding agmatine deiminase family protein translates to MSQSSTMDFNNSPAKQGFTFPAEWAPHTATWLSWPHKEASWPGKLDTIYAKYCEFIKEVSVGELVRINVADQQMIEFARQHLHQAGVDLNRIQFFEFPTNDAWCRDHGPAFLVNREAKRKVVVDWGYNAWGGKYPPYDLDDVIPTRIAEHFNLPVYHPGIVMEGGSVEFNGKGTLLTTTACLLNQNRNPHLNQAQIEEYLQNYYGVEQVLWLGDGIIGDDTDGHIDDITRFVKEDTVVTVVEENKNDENYHILQENLQALNKMRLLDGKQLNVVELPMPTPVIYEDQPLPASYANFYISNAAVVVPTYRCANDNKALDILQQCFPDRKVVGVDSTDIIWGLGSFHCLSQQEPEV, encoded by the coding sequence ATGAGTCAATCATCGACTATGGATTTTAACAACAGCCCCGCTAAACAGGGTTTTACCTTCCCTGCCGAGTGGGCACCGCATACTGCTACCTGGTTAAGTTGGCCGCACAAAGAGGCCTCATGGCCGGGTAAGCTTGATACCATTTACGCTAAGTATTGCGAATTTATTAAAGAAGTATCCGTTGGCGAGTTGGTGCGCATTAATGTAGCCGATCAACAAATGATCGAGTTTGCCCGTCAGCACCTGCATCAGGCCGGTGTTGATTTGAATCGCATCCAGTTTTTTGAATTTCCTACCAACGATGCCTGGTGTCGTGATCATGGTCCGGCGTTTTTGGTAAATCGCGAAGCCAAAAGGAAAGTGGTGGTTGATTGGGGTTACAATGCCTGGGGGGGTAAATACCCTCCCTACGATTTGGATGATGTGATACCAACCCGTATTGCCGAACATTTTAACCTGCCGGTGTACCATCCGGGTATTGTAATGGAAGGTGGTTCGGTAGAGTTTAATGGCAAAGGCACATTGTTAACTACAACGGCTTGTTTGTTAAATCAAAACCGTAACCCGCACTTAAACCAAGCGCAAATTGAAGAATACCTGCAAAACTACTACGGTGTTGAACAGGTGCTTTGGTTGGGCGATGGTATTATTGGCGATGATACCGACGGCCATATTGATGATATTACCCGCTTTGTAAAAGAAGATACCGTAGTAACCGTTGTTGAAGAAAACAAGAACGACGAGAACTACCATATTTTGCAGGAGAACTTGCAAGCGTTAAATAAAATGCGTTTGCTGGATGGCAAGCAACTAAACGTAGTTGAATTGCCCATGCCAACACCGGTAATTTACGAAGATCAGCCGCTACCAGCATCTTACGCTAACTTTTACATTAGCAACGCAGCCGTAGTAGTGCCAACTTACCGTTGCGCTAATGATAATAAGGCTTTAGATATTTTGCAACAATGCTTCCCCGACCGTAAGGTTGTAGGAGTTGATTCAACTGACATTATATGGGGTTTGGGCAGTTTCCACTGCCTTAGCCAGCAGGAACCGGAGGTGTAA
- a CDS encoding SDR family NAD(P)-dependent oxidoreductase, translating into MNIIITGASSGVGFEAVLELTLKKENKVIALARSQDKLTRLLEIAQSLSPDCTLYPIAFDIVHDEYAGLEQFIKSHFEGKVDVLINNAGALVNKPFTQTDETDFVEMLQSNFLGHTRMIQSMLPFMGEGSHIVNIGSMGGVQGSVKFGGLAAYSASKAALHALTECLAMELTDRKISVNCLALGSAQTEMLEKAFPDYQSPVMAFEMGKYMADFATTGHKFFNGKILPVAVTTP; encoded by the coding sequence ATGAACATCATTATAACCGGTGCCAGCAGCGGCGTAGGCTTCGAGGCCGTGCTCGAACTCACTTTAAAGAAAGAGAATAAGGTTATTGCACTTGCCCGCTCACAGGATAAATTAACCCGTTTGCTCGAAATTGCCCAAAGTTTAAGCCCCGATTGTACACTGTACCCTATTGCGTTTGATATTGTACACGATGAGTATGCCGGTTTAGAGCAATTTATTAAATCGCATTTTGAAGGCAAGGTTGATGTGCTCATTAATAATGCCGGAGCATTGGTTAACAAACCCTTTACCCAAACCGATGAAACTGACTTTGTAGAAATGCTGCAAAGCAACTTTTTAGGCCACACCCGTATGATACAGAGTATGTTGCCCTTTATGGGTGAGGGTAGCCATATTGTAAACATTGGCAGCATGGGCGGCGTTCAGGGCAGTGTGAAGTTTGGCGGATTGGCGGCTTACTCAGCCAGTAAGGCGGCTTTACATGCACTTACCGAGTGTTTGGCAATGGAGTTAACCGACCGTAAAATAAGCGTAAATTGCCTGGCCTTAGGTTCGGCGCAGACTGAAATGCTGGAAAAGGCTTTCCCTGATTACCAATCGCCGGTGATGGCGTTTGAGATGGGTAAATACATGGCCGATTTTGCCACAACCGGCCATAAGTTCTTTAATGGCAAGATTTTACCGGTGGCGGTAACAACACCTTAG
- a CDS encoding carbon-nitrogen hydrolase, whose product MSKVKVGLVQTTCTADKQQNLQKAIEKVREAARKGAQIVCLQELFTSLYFCDEENYDNFQLAETIPGPSTDALSAVAAELGVVIIASLFEKRAQGLYHNTTAVLDADGSYLGKYRKMHIPDDPGFYEKFYFTPGDLGYKTFQTKFAKIGVLICWDQWYPEAARITALMGAEILFYPTAIGWASSQDVDTNTDQYNAWQTIQRSHSVANGVHVVSVNRVGEEAGLKFWGGSFVSNPFGKVIFQGDHHEEQISVVELDLDKTDYYRTHWPFLRDRRVETYQPITKRLLDED is encoded by the coding sequence ATGAGCAAAGTAAAAGTAGGTTTAGTACAGACTACCTGTACCGCTGATAAACAGCAAAATTTACAAAAAGCGATTGAAAAGGTACGTGAGGCTGCCCGAAAAGGTGCCCAGATCGTGTGTTTGCAAGAGCTGTTTACATCGTTATATTTTTGCGATGAGGAGAATTATGACAACTTCCAGCTGGCCGAGACTATTCCTGGCCCGTCAACCGATGCGCTTTCGGCTGTAGCTGCCGAACTGGGTGTGGTAATTATTGCCTCTTTATTTGAGAAACGTGCTCAGGGATTATACCATAACACCACTGCGGTATTAGATGCCGATGGCTCATATTTAGGTAAATACCGTAAAATGCACATCCCTGATGATCCGGGTTTTTATGAAAAATTTTACTTTACTCCGGGCGATTTAGGTTACAAAACCTTTCAAACCAAGTTTGCCAAAATTGGCGTGTTAATTTGCTGGGATCAGTGGTACCCCGAAGCCGCCCGTATTACTGCGTTAATGGGTGCCGAAATTCTGTTCTACCCAACGGCTATCGGTTGGGCATCAAGCCAGGATGTGGATACCAATACCGATCAGTACAATGCATGGCAAACCATTCAACGTTCGCACTCGGTGGCTAACGGCGTGCACGTGGTAAGCGTAAACCGTGTAGGCGAAGAAGCCGGACTGAAATTTTGGGGTGGTTCATTTGTTTCGAACCCGTTTGGTAAAGTTATTTTTCAGGGAGATCATCATGAAGAGCAGATCAGTGTGGTTGAATTAGATCTGGATAAAACAGATTACTACCGTACCCACTGGCCGTTTTTACGCGACAGACGTGTGGAAACATATCAGCCAATAACTAAAAGACTATTAGACGAGGACTAA
- a CDS encoding LytR/AlgR family response regulator transcription factor — protein sequence MKRVLVIDDEPLARMVVLEYLQPYNSQIQVMQECGDGFEGIKAIMQHQPDLIFLDVQMPKINGFEMLELVEQPPQVIFTTAFDEYAIKAFETHAVDYLLKPFSRERFNKAVDKFLAAQIPAAQPATKSTEDLLETAAQSPSQHERVVVKTGTKVKIIPVQDIEYLAADDDYVSIYTAEGSFLKNKTMSFFEQTLDARQFARVHRSYMVSVSQITRIDPYEKDAHVAILKSGKRIPVSKAGYAKLKQVLGI from the coding sequence ATGAAGCGCGTATTAGTTATAGACGATGAACCATTGGCGCGGATGGTGGTACTGGAATATTTGCAGCCTTACAATTCACAAATACAGGTAATGCAGGAGTGTGGCGATGGTTTTGAAGGAATTAAAGCCATTATGCAGCACCAGCCCGACCTTATATTTTTAGATGTACAGATGCCGAAAATTAACGGCTTCGAAATGCTTGAACTGGTTGAACAGCCGCCACAGGTTATTTTTACCACTGCGTTTGATGAGTACGCTATAAAAGCTTTTGAAACGCATGCCGTTGATTACCTGCTTAAGCCTTTCAGCCGGGAACGATTTAATAAAGCGGTGGATAAATTTTTAGCCGCCCAGATTCCGGCAGCGCAGCCTGCAACCAAATCAACCGAAGACCTGCTCGAAACTGCTGCACAATCGCCATCACAACATGAGCGGGTGGTGGTTAAAACCGGTACTAAGGTGAAAATTATACCTGTGCAGGATATTGAATATTTGGCCGCCGATGATGATTATGTAAGCATTTATACCGCCGAAGGGTCGTTTCTTAAAAATAAAACCATGAGCTTTTTTGAGCAAACGTTGGATGCCCGGCAGTTTGCCCGCGTACACCGCTCATATATGGTAAGTGTATCACAAATTACCCGTATAGACCCATATGAGAAAGATGCACATGTGGCTATCCTTAAATCGGGCAAACGCATACCGGTAAGTAAAGCTGGTTATGCCAAATTAAAGCAAGTGTTGGGGATATAA
- a CDS encoding LiaF transmembrane domain-containing protein encodes MSTEPIYPKRPQNNGKALAGLILLGVGAMLLLRQFDFFFFPGWIFSFPMLLIVIGVFQGVKNDFKKPSSFILIVLGVLFLSGKIMPWFNARDFAFPVIIIAVGFWLITKKGKQNPWDKKKDQYFDKEPVFTEADYVVKPEGEEAQPAGAEQSTQSETSSTYNYNIKGDDVLDIVSVFGGVKRMVLSKAFKGGEIVNIFGGAEVDFTRADIQGPVIVEITQLFGGTKLLVPPHWQVVSDVSSVFAGVDDKRFGNVAQSPDKILYLKGISVFAGIDIRSF; translated from the coding sequence ATGAGTACTGAACCAATATATCCAAAACGTCCGCAAAACAATGGTAAAGCCCTTGCCGGACTTATTCTTTTAGGCGTAGGCGCAATGCTGCTTTTACGTCAATTCGATTTCTTCTTTTTCCCAGGCTGGATATTCAGCTTCCCGATGCTGTTAATCGTTATCGGTGTTTTTCAGGGAGTTAAAAACGATTTCAAAAAGCCAAGTTCTTTTATACTTATTGTATTAGGCGTTCTGTTTTTATCGGGCAAAATTATGCCTTGGTTTAATGCACGCGATTTTGCCTTCCCGGTTATTATCATAGCAGTAGGTTTTTGGCTTATCACTAAAAAAGGCAAGCAAAACCCCTGGGATAAAAAAAAAGACCAGTACTTTGATAAAGAACCGGTTTTTACCGAAGCCGATTATGTAGTAAAGCCTGAGGGTGAAGAAGCACAACCGGCCGGTGCCGAGCAATCAACACAATCCGAAACCTCATCAACCTATAATTACAATATTAAAGGCGATGACGTGCTGGATATTGTATCTGTATTTGGCGGCGTTAAGCGCATGGTGCTTTCAAAAGCCTTTAAAGGCGGCGAAATAGTAAACATATTTGGTGGTGCCGAGGTAGACTTTACCCGCGCTGATATACAGGGCCCGGTTATAGTTGAAATAACCCAATTATTTGGCGGCACTAAATTATTGGTGCCACCACACTGGCAGGTAGTATCTGATGTATCATCGGTTTTTGCTGGTGTTGATGATAAACGCTTTGGTAATGTTGCCCAAAGCCCCGACAAAATTTTGTACCTCAAAGGTATATCTGTTTTTGCAGGTATCGATATACGCAGCTTTTAA
- a CDS encoding alpha/beta hydrolase, which produces MKKLLFITALIFSLPQAYAQAAEPGVYRIVLNKFMLYYNRNQADSIFNMFAAEVKKDMPAQKNREMFGELQTRSGRLQRASFSGLADGVATYRVDFQKAVLAMQISINSSGKIGGLLFDNYRGETGRARTAEDPYTTETPLELKTLSGAIRGTLAMPKQASGKIPVVIIIASSGPTDRDGNKPKFNQNPDSYKLLAYALAKNGIASVRYDKRLIGEVVTPTKETQLRFDDYIDDAVTLIGRLSEDERFSKVVVLGHSEGSLVGMLATIGQPVNGFISVEGESLQGDKLMTEQLKGQPDYVTQGFKQITDSLRRGKTYDKVDPKLYSIARATVQPYLMTWMRFDPVKEIKKVKVPTLLIQGTTDLQVNAAYAERLKKGKSDAKVVMITGMNYVLKEAPATQAANLATYNQPELPVKPELVAAVTDFVKALK; this is translated from the coding sequence ATGAAAAAATTACTTTTTATAACAGCATTAATATTCAGTTTACCACAAGCCTATGCGCAGGCTGCTGAGCCGGGCGTGTACCGCATAGTGCTTAATAAGTTTATGCTGTACTACAACCGTAACCAGGCCGACAGTATTTTTAACATGTTTGCCGCCGAGGTAAAAAAGGATATGCCTGCTCAAAAAAACCGCGAAATGTTTGGTGAGTTACAAACCCGCTCGGGCAGGTTACAAAGGGCATCGTTTAGCGGACTGGCCGATGGCGTGGCCACTTATCGTGTCGATTTTCAGAAAGCGGTACTAGCTATGCAGATCAGCATCAACTCATCGGGCAAAATAGGCGGTTTATTGTTTGATAATTATCGCGGCGAAACCGGCAGGGCACGTACTGCCGAAGATCCGTACACAACCGAAACACCGTTGGAACTCAAAACCCTTTCGGGGGCCATACGCGGTACGTTGGCTATGCCTAAACAGGCAAGCGGTAAGATACCTGTCGTGATCATCATCGCATCATCGGGTCCTACAGATCGCGATGGTAATAAGCCAAAATTTAACCAAAACCCCGATAGTTATAAACTGCTGGCTTACGCACTGGCAAAAAACGGTATAGCGTCGGTACGTTACGATAAGCGTTTGATAGGCGAGGTGGTAACTCCAACCAAAGAAACGCAGCTACGCTTTGATGATTACATTGATGATGCCGTAACCCTTATAGGACGTTTAAGCGAAGATGAGCGTTTTTCGAAAGTGGTAGTTTTAGGCCACAGCGAAGGCTCATTGGTGGGTATGCTGGCTACTATTGGTCAGCCGGTTAACGGCTTTATATCGGTTGAGGGCGAAAGCTTGCAAGGCGATAAACTGATGACGGAGCAGCTGAAAGGCCAGCCCGATTACGTTACCCAGGGATTTAAACAAATAACCGACAGCCTGCGCCGGGGTAAAACTTATGACAAGGTTGATCCTAAATTGTACAGCATAGCCCGTGCAACGGTACAACCCTACCTCATGACCTGGATGCGCTTTGACCCCGTTAAAGAAATTAAGAAGGTAAAGGTACCCACCCTGTTGATACAGGGAACTACCGACTTGCAGGTAAACGCTGCCTATGCTGAGCGCTTGAAAAAAGGTAAATCGGATGCTAAGGTGGTAATGATTACCGGCATGAACTATGTGCTGAAAGAAGCCCCGGCCACACAAGCCGCAAACCTGGCCACCTATAACCAACCCGAACTGCCTGTTAAACCCGAACTGGTAGCTGCTGTAACAGATTTTGTAAAAGCTTTAAAGTAG
- the rpsG gene encoding 30S ribosomal protein S7, with amino-acid sequence MRKSKPKKRILLPDPRFNDVMVTRFVNNMMYDGKKSTAYGIFYNAVDIVEKKTSENGLETWKKALNNVMPAVEVKSRRVGGANFQVPTEVRPERKIALGMKWLISYARRRGEKTMMEKLAGEIISAAKGEGAAVKKKEDTHKMAEANKAFSHFRF; translated from the coding sequence ATGAGAAAGTCAAAACCAAAAAAGAGAATCCTTCTTCCTGACCCACGTTTTAACGACGTAATGGTAACCAGGTTCGTAAATAACATGATGTACGATGGTAAAAAATCTACCGCGTACGGCATTTTCTATAACGCTGTTGATATTGTTGAGAAAAAAACAAGCGAAAACGGCTTAGAGACTTGGAAAAAAGCATTAAACAATGTTATGCCTGCTGTTGAGGTTAAATCTCGCCGTGTGGGTGGTGCTAACTTCCAGGTTCCAACTGAGGTTCGTCCGGAGCGTAAAATTGCTTTAGGTATGAAATGGTTAATCAGCTATGCCCGTCGTCGTGGTGAAAAAACCATGATGGAGAAATTAGCCGGCGAAATCATCTCTGCTGCTAAAGGCGAGGGTGCTGCCGTTAAGAAAAAAGAAGATACGCACAAAATGGCCGAAGCCAACAAAGCGTTCTCACACTTTAGATTCTAA
- a CDS encoding lysylphosphatidylglycerol synthase transmembrane domain-containing protein — protein sequence MTDTETLPKQKTWKDTLWSATKLILKIVVTSALLYYVFTKVPFQEVKDKLLHANYWWMGTAVLVFFLSTIVSAWRLLSFFNSIELRLDPRFNFRLYLLGMFYNFLLPGGIGGDGYKIYLLNKSYKLPAKKVFWAILFDRLSGLWAIGLIIVALILFVPQVELHIAIPASIFLVGTAIYYFVAHRFFKEYTRYFIQGHGKAVLVQSLQVLTILCVLLGQNFNGKFAPYLLSFLMSALAAVVPISLGGAGAREAIFTQLSGPFHMNVALAVFLSISFYIISLIISLFGVYYVLRPSRLQEGLPSIEEEPEHNSETI from the coding sequence ATGACTGATACGGAAACTCTTCCAAAACAAAAAACCTGGAAGGATACTTTGTGGAGCGCTACCAAACTGATACTGAAAATAGTAGTTACTTCGGCGCTTTTATATTACGTTTTTACCAAAGTACCTTTTCAGGAGGTTAAAGATAAGTTGCTTCATGCAAACTACTGGTGGATGGGCACTGCTGTGCTGGTGTTCTTCTTATCAACAATAGTATCGGCCTGGCGTTTGCTGAGCTTCTTTAACTCTATTGAATTACGGTTAGACCCTCGTTTTAACTTCCGGCTGTATTTACTGGGTATGTTCTACAACTTCCTGCTCCCCGGCGGCATAGGCGGCGACGGTTATAAAATTTACCTGCTCAATAAAAGCTATAAACTACCGGCTAAAAAAGTATTTTGGGCTATTTTGTTCGACCGCTTAAGCGGACTTTGGGCTATCGGGTTAATTATCGTTGCACTCATATTGTTCGTTCCTCAGGTTGAATTGCATATAGCCATACCAGCATCCATATTTTTAGTAGGAACCGCCATATATTACTTCGTAGCTCACCGTTTTTTTAAAGAGTACACACGCTATTTTATACAGGGGCATGGCAAGGCTGTTTTAGTACAATCGTTACAGGTATTAACCATACTTTGTGTGTTGTTAGGGCAAAACTTTAACGGCAAATTTGCGCCATATTTGTTGTCATTCCTCATGTCGGCTTTGGCTGCGGTTGTGCCTATTTCGTTAGGCGGAGCCGGTGCCCGCGAAGCTATATTTACCCAGTTGTCAGGACCATTTCATATGAATGTGGCACTGGCGGTGTTCCTGAGTATATCGTTTTACATTATATCCCTCATTATATCACTATTCGGGGTTTATTACGTATTGAGGCCAAGCCGTTTGCAAGAGGGTTTGCCAAGTATTGAGGAAGAGCCTGAGCATAACAGCGAAACCATATAA
- a CDS encoding sensor histidine kinase — MAASPTFYSKLSLAFAVGGLVWAALQTYIIYSFGFNWYVAGIDSGLSIIPLAASCWLIDNNLRYYQPGKGSYINLFIWCLVLAAACTLLIRWAMPMLSLGEVYDAFLKQSLVLRFSTSFLAIGWMAMISLVWYVQQDQKENEKRKSEAEKLSRDAELYNLRQQLQPHFLFNSLNSINALIGFKPDEARKMIHQLSDFLRGTLKKDDQQQVTFNEELEHLNLYLEIEKVRFGHRLLTEISCDEKCRKAMLPPLLLQPIVENAIKFGLYDTTGEVTISIRAEIEDSYLVVMVQNPYDPQTARPRQGTGFGVSGIQRRLYLLFARNDLVETFLNDDIFTIMIKIPQG, encoded by the coding sequence ATGGCCGCTTCACCTACCTTTTATAGTAAACTTAGTTTGGCTTTTGCCGTAGGCGGTTTGGTATGGGCTGCATTGCAAACCTATATTATATATAGTTTTGGTTTTAACTGGTACGTAGCAGGCATCGATAGCGGTTTAAGTATAATTCCTTTGGCCGCTTCTTGCTGGTTAATTGATAATAACCTGCGCTACTATCAACCGGGTAAAGGCAGCTATATTAATTTGTTTATATGGTGCCTGGTACTGGCCGCGGCCTGTACATTGCTCATTAGGTGGGCAATGCCCATGCTTAGCTTGGGCGAAGTATATGATGCCTTTTTAAAGCAATCATTGGTGCTGCGTTTTTCAACCAGCTTTTTGGCCATAGGATGGATGGCCATGATAAGCCTGGTATGGTATGTGCAGCAAGACCAAAAAGAAAACGAAAAGCGCAAATCCGAAGCCGAAAAGCTATCGCGCGATGCCGAGTTGTATAATTTGCGCCAGCAACTGCAGCCCCACTTTTTATTCAACAGCCTAAACTCTATTAACGCGCTCATTGGCTTTAAACCCGATGAAGCCCGTAAGATGATTCACCAGTTATCCGACTTTTTGCGTGGTACATTAAAAAAAGATGACCAGCAGCAGGTAACTTTTAATGAAGAACTGGAACACCTAAACCTTTACCTCGAAATAGAAAAAGTACGTTTTGGTCACCGCTTGCTTACCGAAATAAGTTGCGATGAAAAATGCCGCAAGGCTATGCTGCCCCCTTTGTTGCTACAACCCATTGTAGAGAATGCTATAAAGTTTGGCCTGTATGATACCACAGGCGAGGTAACCATAAGCATACGTGCCGAAATTGAGGATAGTTACCTTGTAGTAATGGTTCAAAATCCATACGATCCGCAAACCGCCCGTCCGCGCCAAGGTACCGGCTTTGGTGTGAGTGGTATACAACGACGACTTTATTTGCTTTTTGCCCGTAATGATTTGGTTGAAACTTTCCTAAATGATGATATATTTACCATCATGATAAAAATACCTCAGGGATGA
- a CDS encoding c-type cytochrome — protein MPYHSYGRGDSTDIISVIAYLRTIPAIENNVPASKADFPVNLIMRTFPKKAGLMTKPDTTNQVAYGKYLVTIAACQDCHTQVDDKGAFIAGTEMAGGRKFPMPGGDIRSANLTSDNATGIGTWTEESFVNRFTKFRNPAEAHRSVGNKDFNSIMPWTMYAGMKDGDLKAIFAYLKTVKPINNQVEKFSPR, from the coding sequence ATGCCTTACCACTCGTACGGCCGTGGCGATTCTACCGATATTATTTCGGTAATTGCTTATCTGCGCACCATACCGGCCATTGAGAATAATGTTCCTGCATCAAAAGCCGATTTCCCGGTTAACCTCATCATGCGGACCTTCCCCAAAAAGGCGGGCTTAATGACCAAGCCCGACACCACTAACCAGGTAGCGTATGGCAAGTATTTAGTAACTATTGCAGCCTGCCAGGATTGCCATACCCAGGTTGATGATAAAGGTGCCTTTATAGCCGGTACCGAAATGGCCGGAGGCCGCAAATTCCCGATGCCGGGCGGCGACATCAGATCGGCCAATTTAACATCAGATAACGCAACCGGTATAGGCACCTGGACAGAAGAAAGCTTTGTAAACCGCTTTACCAAATTCCGCAACCCGGCCGAAGCGCACAGAAGTGTTGGTAATAAGGATTTTAACTCCATTATGCCATGGACCATGTATGCTGGCATGAAAGACGGCGATTTGAAAGCGATTTTTGCTTACCTGAAAACGGTTAAGCCAATAAATAATCAGGTGGAAAAGTTTTCGCCGAGATAG
- a CDS encoding type II toxin-antitoxin system RelE/ParE family toxin, translating to MSLSVAWTDEAQGTFQQIISLIEDKWGSTPAQKFVQSVQKTILLIQTQPYL from the coding sequence ATGAGTCTATCTGTAGCGTGGACAGATGAAGCGCAGGGCACATTCCAGCAAATAATTAGTTTAATTGAAGATAAATGGGGAAGTACCCCGGCTCAAAAATTTGTACAAAGCGTACAGAAAACGATTTTACTCATTCAAACTCAGCCTTATTTATAA